A genomic segment from Cyprinus carpio isolate SPL01 chromosome A4, ASM1834038v1, whole genome shotgun sequence encodes:
- the LOC109099728 gene encoding failed axon connections homolog, giving the protein MFWRVGFAWSRSCALELGRNKSLSLRLCGSEEDLSLYGYIIAYPLQEYGGIMSALGCDSWWRKTLYITGGALLAAAAYLLHELLVIRKEQELDSEDAIILHQFARPKTGVPSLSPFCLKIETYLRMADLPYQNYFDGKLSPQGKMPWIAYNKEQVCGTEFIIDFLEEKLGVNLNSSLSPQEKAISRAITKMVEEHFYWTIAYCQWVDNVEETQKMLATNGPLSDLLRWILSQVTGSIVKREMYGHGIGRFSKEEVYSLMEKDMRTLATFLGNKKYLMGPKLSTVDAAVFGHLAQAMWTLPGTRPEQLIKGEFINLAMYCERIRRKFWPEWFVDVDDLYYDGLSEEPDSPSQLPDLGLYSRSGSFQDQESALSHHDTPSPDSDLTGRSLFDSDMDTECSEMEHLK; this is encoded by the exons ATGTTCTGGCGCGTCGGCTTCGCCTGGAGCCGCTCCTGCGCGCTTGAGCTGGGCCGGAACAAGAGCCTGTCGCTCCGCTTGTGCGGCTCTGAGGAGGATCTCTCGTTGTATGGGTACATTATCGCCTACCCGCTGCAGGAGTACGGAGGGATCATGTCTGCGTTAGGATGCGACTCCTGGTGGAGGAAAACGCTCTACATCACCGGGGGCGCGCTGCTCGCCGCCGCTGCCTACTTACTACACGAGCTGCTTGTCATtag GAAGGAACAGGAGTTGGACTCTGAAGATGCCATCATTCTGCATCAATTTGCCCGACCCAAAACTGGAGTGCCTAGCCTGTCCCCTTTCTGCCTGAAGATAGAAACATACCTGCGGATGGCGGACCTTCCTTACCAG AACTACTTCGATGGGAAGTTGTCCCCTCAAGGGAAGATGCCATGGATCGCGTATAATAAGGAGCAGGTGTGCGGGACAGAGTTCATCATCGACTTCCTGGAGGAGAAGCTTGGCGTGAACCTCAACTCCAGCCTGAGTCCTCAGGAGAAAGCCATCTCACGTGCCATCACCAAAATGGTGGAGGAGCACTTCTACTG GACGATAGCATACTGTCAGTGGGTGGACAATGTGGAAGAGACGCAGAAGATGTTAGCCACAAACGGGCCGCTGAGTGACCTGCTCAGGTGGATCTTGAGTCAGGTGACCGGCAGCATTGTGAAGAGAGAGATGTACGGCCACGGGATCGGACGTTTCTCCAAAGAAGAGGTTTACTCTCTGATGGAGAAAGACATGCGCACACTTGCCACATTCCTTG GCAATAAAAAGTATCTAATGGGCCCGAAGCTCTCCACAGTAGACGCTGCTGTATTTGGTCATCTCGCTCAGGCCATGTGGACTCTCCCAGGAACACGTCCAGAGCAGTTAATAAAAG GCGAGTTCATCAACCTGGCCATGTACTGTGAGCGAATCCGCCGGAAATTCTGGCCGGAGTGGTTTGTGGACGTCGACGACCTTTACTACGACGGACTGAGTGAGGAGCCGGATTCTCCTTCCCAGCTTCCGGATTTGGGTCTGTACTCACGCAGCGGCAGCTTCCAGGATCAGGAAAGCGCTCTGTCGCACCACGACACGCCGTCACCGGACAGCGACCTCACCGGGCGCTCTCTGTTCGATTCTGACATGGACACCGAATGCTCAGAAATGGAGCATTTGAAGTGA
- the LOC109099809 gene encoding POU domain, class 3, transcription factor 2-like: MATAASNHYSILTSSSEPGSMQQTPPPAYRDAHSLLQSEYTTLQSSGSTLGHAHQWLTAALSHGGEGSPWPASPLGEQDIKPVEELQHSPRQAHLVQQSQQHHEAGAWRATTMPSMSTSNGQSLIYSQPGYGEPGMHHEDHHSPHLSEHGHPQSLHSDEDTPTSDDLEQFAKQFKQRRIKLGFTQADVGLALGTLYGNVFSQTTICRFEALQLSFKNMCKLKPLLNKWLEEADSTSGSPTSLDKIAAQGRKRKKRTSIEVSVKGALESHFLKCPKPGASEITSLADSLQLEKEVVRVWFCNRRQKEKRMTPQNGPMAGNEDVYGDASPHHGAQTPVP; this comes from the coding sequence ATGGCGACCGCGGCGTCCAACCACTACAGCATCCTCACGTCCAGCTCGGAGCCCGGCAGCATGCAGCAGACGCCGCCGCCGGCCTACAGGGACGCGCACAGCCTTCTGCAGAGCGAGTACACCACACTGCAGAGCAGCGGGAGCACGCTCGGCCACGCGCACCAGTGGCTGACGGCGGCGCTGTCTCACGGGGGAGAGGGGTCGCCGTGGCCCGCCAGCCCGCTAGGCGAGCAGGACATTAAGCCGGTGGAGGAACTGCAGCATTCGCCGAGACAGGCGCATCTGGTGCAGCAGAGCCAGCAGCATCACGAGGCAGGCGCTTGGCGCGCGACCACTATGCCGAGCATGAGCACCTCCAACGGGCAGAGCTTGATCTACTCTCAGCCCGGGTACGGCGAACCGGGGATGCACCACGAGGACCACCACAGCCCGCATCTGAGCGAACATGGCCACCCGCAGAGCCTGCACTCGGACGAGGACACGCCGACCTCGGACGACCTGGAGCAGTTCGCAAAGCAGTTCAAGCAACGCCGGATCAAGCTGGGTTTTACGCAGGCGGACGTGGGGCTCGCGCTGGGCACCCTCTACGGCAACGTCTTCTCCCAAACCACCATCTGCAGGTTCGAGGCGCTCCAGCTAAGCTTCAAAAACATGTGCAAACTCAAGCCCCTGCTGAACAAATGGCTGGAGGAGGCGGACTCCACCTCGGGAAGCCCGACCAGCCTGGATAAGATCGCCGCGCAGGGGAGGAAGAGGAAAAAGCGGACCTCCATCGAGGTGAGTGTCAAAGGGGCCCTGGAGAGCCATTTCCTCAAGTGCCCGAAACCCGGTGCGTCGGAGATCACTTCGCTGGCGGACAGTCTGCAGCTGGAGAAGGAGGTGGTGCGGGTCTGGTTCTGCAACCGGCGGCAGAAGGAGAAGCGAATGACGCCCCAAAACGGACCGATGGCCGGGAACGAGGATGTGTACGGGGACGCCTCGCCTCATCACGGCGCGCAGACACCTGTTCCGTGA